The Hordeum vulgare subsp. vulgare chromosome 7H, MorexV3_pseudomolecules_assembly, whole genome shotgun sequence DNA window ATGCATGGGAGGGGTAGCTACTAGCTAGAGGAGATCCAAGATGAAGTGGAGACATCAGCTACGATGACGGCCccaactcctccttctcctgctcatcTTGGGGCGGGCAATAGATCTCAACCGGAATCCGGTGCGGTGCTAATCTGGCGCCACCGTTTGCCAAGCTTGAAAATGAGGGCAAACACCGACGTCAGCGCTGATGCAGGGGGAGGGGGGGGTAGCTGGAGGAGATCCAACATGGACCAAAACAAGGATGGAGGGGTGAGTTTGCATGACTTGCGAAAGAGATTACAGAGGCGTCGATGTTGGATGATGATGAGGGAGCGAGGGGAGGCTCGTGGGTGCGGCATCCATCTATAGTTGGCATGGACCTGTTTACGGTGGGACGTGGTTACAGAGGCAAGTCGTCAAAATCAGGTAGCATTTTCTATTTATGATGTAAACATGCGAcaaacatattttttttctttcaaaaataCGTCAATAGCGTATCATATTTTACCCAAATACTAAAAAGTGCAGCTGCACTATTTGGTTGAAACGAGCGCACCCTCACGCGGAAGTGTGCAGCAAGTCATTCCACTTTAttccttttaaaaaaattataactTTTGAACCGAGCCTCAGAACGACGATCCTTTTTCACCGTTGTATTTCTTACGACgagcttcaaaactagatcccatatggatAGGTTTCGACAAACTTTTTTTTGAGCAACTATGGGGTGATATTTAGGCAACTTTAGCGCTAAAGAAAAGCAACTTCTTATTAGTGTGCGTAGTATGATCGCCTATCAACGAAAAATCCTTCAAAATTATCTACCATGACTAGAAAGTTAAATAAGTTCACCCTTTAGCAACCACATGGCAAATGTTGTCAGCTATTTCCAAACTGAAATGGTTAAATTATGCGTCAGATGTGCATGCTCGGCTACTCATGCGTTGGATGTCCATTAACTGatgtatgaaaaattcaaaaagctATAACTATCAAACTGTGTGTCAAAATTATGATATGTTTTCATCGTTGGGTTCTTCGTGATGAACTCTTCAAAACGAGATCCCATATGAATATGTTTTGAAGAATTTTTTCAAAAGCAACTTCGATGCTATAtgaggcaactttagtgctaAACATAAGCAACTTTGATGCTAGATGAATTGCATTGTGTGTATACACATGAGTTGCTTGTTGAGTGCACTCGAGTTGCACAAAACACACACTAAAAGTTGCTAACTTTTTTGTGATACTCGAGTGCAATTATGGCAACTATTCACAAATAGCAGGCAACTGAACATCAAACGTAGACAATTGACCATCAGTAATAGGCAACTGAGCATGAAAATTGAGCAATTTCATAGTATTTTGTAGGCAACTGAGCATCAAAATTGAGCAATTTCACAGTATTTTTAGGCAACTGAGCATCAATCATAGACAACTGATCATCATTGTTTAATTATGTAAACTTTTAGAGGTAAATTTAGTCAACTGTTAGTCGTGATAACCAACTTAGAAGAATTCTTCGTTGATAGATAGTCATACTAGGGGGAGGAGTTGCTTGCCATTAGAACTAAAGTTGCTTCATCTAGCACATAAAGTTGCTCAAAAAAAGTTCGTCGAAACCTATCCATATAAGGATCTAGTTTTGAAAAGCTTGTCGTAAGAAACACAACGTAAAAACGGATCGTCATTCTGACGCTCGCTTCAAAAATTATGACTTCTTAAATTTTTTAAAACGTTAATAAATGCACGTGGTGGGTTGTAGCCACATCTCATATTTTAtatgataaaaaataaaaagcaacatTTTATAAAAAACTGTAGCACAAATACGAATATTCGGGCATCCACCAAACACCAACTCCAGCACAaacacattcaaagtattgaagtCACTTTACAAAGTACCCCCGAAACATCTCGCAAGAATACCTCCTCATTTTACcccaaaaaaaaaaagagaatacCTCCTCATTTTGAAGCGAAAAAGTATCAGGCAGCAAGTTCAGAGCCCCCCCACTTGCCCCCAATGGCCGCTCCGCCGCCGGTGCTCACCCTGGCGGTGGAGAAGGGCCCGCGCGAGGGAGAGACCCGGAGATGCCGGGTGGGCGCTGCGCTCCGCGTTGGCCGCATCGCCTCCGGCAACGACCTCGCCGTGCGCGACGTGGGCGCGTCGCAGCGCCACCTTACCATCGAGTTCCTACCGCCTCCCGCCTCCCGTTGGGCCGTGTCCGACCTCGGCTCCTCCAATGGCACCTTCATCAATGGTGCCCGCCTCCTGCCCTCCGTCCCCGCCCCGCTCTCCCACGGGGACCTAATCATCCTCGGTCAGTCCACCGTGCTCGCCGTGTCCATCGCGCCTGATTCGGATGTGAAACCCGGCCCTAGGCGCTCCTCGCGCCGCGCGGCGGCagtggcggtggcggaggagaagCCGACCCCATCCGTAACCCGCCTGAGCACACGGAAGATGTTGGggacgagggcggcggcggcgccctcCGAAACTGAGAAGGGGGGGCCGGGCACAGCGGCAGTGGTGGTGGAGGAAGAGAGCCACCTGGTAGTTACACGTGGTGGCGGACGGAAGAAGGTGGCTGGAGCGGAGCCCCTCGGAGTGGGcaaggaagagatggaggaggCCGCAGTGGCAACACTCCGCGGTAAGAGGAAGAAGGTTGTGGAGTTCCCTGAACTGGAGAAGGCAGATGAACAGAAAGAGGAGAAGGCTGCGGTGGCAACACGCggcaggaagaggaagaaggctgTGGAGTCCCCTGAACTAGAGAAGGCGGATGGTCGGAAAGAGGAGAAGGCCGCAGTGGCAACACGCGGCAGGAAGAGGAAGAATTCTGTGGAGTTCCCTGAACTGGAGACTGCAGATGAACAGAAAGAGGAGAAGGCCGTGGTGGCAACACGCGGCAGGAAGAGGAAGAATTCTGTGGAGTTCCCTGAACTGGAGACTACAGATGAACAGAGAGAGGAGAAGGCCGTGGTGGCAACGAGCggcaggaagaggaagaaggctgAGCCCTCTGAACCGGAGAAAGGAGATGAGGCTGTGCTGGTGACATGCCGCGACGGGAGGGAGGTTGCAACGACGGTTGCTCCTCCGCCGCTGCCTCCAAAGACAAGGGTCCAGGGAAGGGTCACAAGGGCTCGTGCAAGGAAGGCTGTTCTtgaggtggaggaggaagaggaggtggcTGCACcaagagagaaggagaagagTGATAAGGTGGCAGCTGGGGATGAAGAAGTGGAAGGGACTGCAAATGCATTGGAGGAAGTGCCTGTTGCTCAGAGGGGGCTGGCAGGTAGAGCGCCAGAAGGGATGTTCAGTACTGAGTGCGCTGCTTCTAACAACGGGGGTAAGGAGATAAATGAaggtggaggaaaggaggagaatgGGAAGATGGAAGCAGTTAACAGCCGAGGAGAGTTGGAGGATGATGAGAAGGGCGAGGAGCATCCTGGGAGAAGCAGCCTGGATACTATTACATTGCGGGAGTGGTTCGAGCGGATGGAAAGGTGCCTTCCAAGGATGATCAATGAGGCTGCTGATGAGATGATAGCGAAGCTGGAGGAGAAACATCGGCGCATCAATGAGTACATTTCAGTGCTCGGGAATAGTTCAGATCCTTCTTTTGATCCATGTATAGTCAGGAGTTATGCTCAGTCCAATGCAGGGTGATGCCTGGAAATAACATTGGAGACAATATTTAGTCGCATGTTTTGCAAACAGTAGATTTGAGGTATTACCATCATTCACTGGGTGATGATTATTGAAATTATTCATTCCAGCAGCCACACCAGAAGTGCCTGAGAAATGTTATCGTTCCTGTTTGATAGCATCACACTGGCCATTCTGTGACATATTATACTACAAGCAGTAGGCTAAAGCATTAAAATGCAAGCTTGCAATGATGTGCAGCAGAATCCTGCATTTGTTTCAAAATCCAACAGGACTCATTATACTGTGAATGTGCGCATATTTGCTTTATGATGCTGTGTTTGTTTGATGAAAACATTGCCATTTCTAAGTAATCTATCCTTAGACCACTGGTTGTAAAACATTTCCCATTTTCCCCTCGTCAAAAAATACACAGGAGCGCTCCAATCAGTTAAAACTGTGCAAATATGTATGTTGGTACAGCTTCTTGTGCTCAACATTGTGCCATTTATCTACAATGTTTGTCTAGATTTTTTTATGTCCATATGCTTAATAGATTCATGCCCAGCTCATGTAATCTTTCCTGGCAAAAGAATGTGCTATTAGTTTGTGGAGGGCAGGACAGTTGTCACCATGAACAGGTGGTACAGAAAAGTTCAGCCTAGGAGTTGAATTTTTTCTTGTAGTCTTGATCATGGACGCTTTTATTATGTAAAATAAACTGTTCCTTTATCACAGCCCTGGACTCGAATTCATTTAACCTTTTTTGACAATGCTCTGTACAGTATCAGATGTATTCATGACTTGACAGGCATACCAACTTGATTGGATAGATTTATTTTTGTTCATTGTTAGTTGGTTATATAATTCATATACTATTTTTTTCTAAGGGAATGCTGACATGTTCTGTGGGCAACATGCCAACATAGGTTGACTGGATGTTGATAATCACTGTCAAATGCCTGAAGTACAGAGAAGTTATAATTTTACATTTTGATTACTGTCTAACTGAGTGCCGTGTTGATTTTTTATGAGTTTGTCCAAATGAAGGAACGGTGAGCACAGGGTGTTGATTCAAGAGGAAAACCCTAAGTAGGAAGGAAGGAATAAGTAACTGGAAGAAGAAAGAAGTCACCTGAGTTTTCCGAAAACCCTTAGGGAAGACAAGAAAAGAATGAAGTACAGACAAAGCAAAGCTCTAATCCTCTTCAGATAATTTTCTGATGCCCC harbors:
- the LOC123410235 gene encoding uncharacterized protein LOC123410235, which gives rise to MAAPPPVLTLAVEKGPREGETRRCRVGAALRVGRIASGNDLAVRDVGASQRHLTIEFLPPPASRWAVSDLGSSNGTFINGARLLPSVPAPLSHGDLIILGQSTVLAVSIAPDSDVKPGPRRSSRRAAAVAVAEEKPTPSVTRLSTRKMLGTRAAAAPSETEKGGPGTAAVVVEEESHLVVTRGGGRKKVAGAEPLGVGKEEMEEAAVATLRGKRKKVVEFPELEKADEQKEEKAAVATRGRKRKKAVESPELEKADGRKEEKAAVATRGRKRKNSVEFPELETADEQKEEKAVVATRGRKRKNSVEFPELETTDEQREEKAVVATSGRKRKKAEPSEPEKGDEAVLVTCRDGREVATTVAPPPLPPKTRVQGRVTRARARKAVLEVEEEEEVAAPREKEKSDKVAAGDEEVEGTANALEEVPVAQRGLAGRAPEGMFSTECAASNNGGKEINEGGGKEENGKMEAVNSRGELEDDEKGEEHPGRSSLDTITLREWFERMERCLPRMINEAADEMIAKLEEKHRRINEYISVLGNSSDPSFDPCIVRSYAQSNAG